One window of the Zea mays cultivar B73 chromosome 3, Zm-B73-REFERENCE-NAM-5.0, whole genome shotgun sequence genome contains the following:
- the LOC100279721 gene encoding Probable ADP-ribosylation factor GTPase-activating protein AGD14, with protein sequence MGSRREEERNEKIIRGLMKLPPNRKCINCNSVGPQYVCTNFWTFICLSCSGIHREFTHRVKSVSMSKFTTQEVQALEQGGNQRARDIYLKDWDWQRMRLPINTNPDRIREFIRAVYVDKKYAGGSSNKPATESESMKSNDHDMRRPSSYHSYSQSPPYDFQYEDRRYGKQVNTLARRPSDRALFDGKLGNLLFSPGRLRDQMNEDRFANESSGSRFSDFSASSTGDFRNDVLSPSSQETGYSSPSVHHSRNVSADNPQTQKCPNAASQIDFNGVRRPQRTTSSGSFGSFDGSSVSNKSIESGYPPDAPTEKSVHCAVNHQTVPSPEACSTQQYASPSDNHNLIPHKPADLGSQIVATRKPVQHSCAQIENVVPMHAPVQPTTSTPLGLFDQSTVQHPVTSAAPIDLFAGFNEQLPASHNTDGVSSHSVVAKEPAHNVVQKGIMPSAEALATSHAVHQDLFSLSILQEPATPLPSQPIDLFAGFDQHLPHLSTVQKIPSAVPFPANDGWAFFDVQHGLLTSVSNVQGQVPAAFSPSDGIAKGIDQLTLPTSPPNVIGSQNSPAMMDNWSLNAEEVKIPVLNENSQSWNAFGESTQSASNDLFTFNTMSQVEAHQFSMPSGPYVESRIPQDLVRDEPERPTPRDVFSGFNISHVEVVGPSSPSLQPHLGGMVSHPEKSTNPFDMAFESDVDANDMFMDLTSLQETLPDHHTLTDYSGSLTEPWISQNSTMSYIPSGPQGGLSYVAGQDSHMLSSTHQGAFPPRNPFE encoded by the exons ATGGGGAGCAGAAGGGAGGAGGAGAGGAACGAGAAGATCATCCGCGGACTCATGAAGTTGCCGCCCAACCGCAAGTGCATCAATTGCAACAGTGTG GGGCCACAGTATGTGTGTACCAATTTCTGGACCTTCATTTGCCTGTCATGTAGTGGAATTCA CCGTGAATTCACTCACCGTGTTAAGTCGGTGTCAATGTCCAAATTTACTACCCAAGAAGTGCAGGCCCTCGAACAGGGGGGTAACCAG CGAGCACGTGACATCTACCTAAAGGATTGGGATTGGCAACGAATGAGGTTGCCTATCAACAC CAATCCGGATAGGATAAGGGAATTTATCAGGGCTGTTTATGTGGATAAGAAGTATGCTGGTGGATCCTCTAACAAACCAGCCACAGAAAGTGAG AGTATGAAGAGCAATGACCATGACATGAGAAGACCTAGTTCTTATCATTCATATTCCCAGAGCCCACCCTATGATTTTCAATATGAAGATAGACGATATGGTAAGCAAGTGAACACACTTGCTAGAAGGCCTTCAGATAGGGCGCTCTTCGATGGGAAACTTGGCAACCTACTATTCAGTCCAGGTCGTTTGCGAGATCAGATGAATGAAGACCGTTTTGCCAATGAAAGTTCAGGATCAAGGTTTTCTGACTTCTCAGCCTCAAGCACTGGCGACTTCAGAAATGATGTGCTTTCTCCTAGCTCTCAGGAGACAGGCTACAGTAGTCCCTCAGTCCACCATTCAAGAAATGTCTCTGCTGACAATCCTCAAACCCAGAAATGTCCTAACGCAGCTTCACAAATAGATTTCAATGGAGTTCGACGTCCACAG CGAACAACTTCTTCTGGAAGTTTTGGATCATTTGATGGTAGCTCAGTTTCCAACAAATCAATTGAATCAGGTTACCCACCTGATGCACCAACAGAAAAGTCAGTGCATTGTGCTGTAAACCATCAGACTGTACCTTCTCCTGAGGCCTGTTCGACACAACAATATGCCTCCCCATCCGACAATCACAACTTGATACCTCACAAACCTGCTGATTTAGGTAGCCAAATTGTTGCCACCAGGAAACCAGTGCAACATAGTTGCGCTCAGATTGAAAATGTGGTGCCGATGCATGCTCCAGTACAACCAACGACTTCCACACCTCTTGGCCTCTTTGATCAATCAACTGTGCAACATCCTGTCACATCTGCTGCACCGATAGATCTGTTTGCTGGCTTTAATGAACAGTTACCAGCTTCTCATAATACAGATGGTGTATCCAGTCATTCTGTTGTTGCTAAAGAACCTGCCCATAATGTTGTTCAGAAGGGCATAATGCCATCAGCTGAAGCACTCGCCACATCTCATGCTGTGCACCAAGATTTGTTCAGTCTGTCAATTTTGCAGGAACCAGCAACACCCTTACCCTCTCAGCCAATAGATCTGTTTGCTGGCTTTGACCAACATTTGCCGCATTTGTCTACTGTTCAGAAAATTCCATCGGCAGTTCCATTTCCTGCTAATGATGGATGGGCTTTCTTTGACGTGCAACATGGATTGTTGACATCTGTTTCAAATGTGCAAGGTCAGGTGCCTGCTGCATTCTCTCCATCTGATGGTATTGCTAAAGGAATTGACCAATTAACATTACCAACTTCGCCACCAAATGTAATTGGGTCACAAAATTCTCCGGCTATGATGGATAACTGGAGTTTAAATGCTGAGGAAGTGAAGATCCCTGTCCTCAACGAAAattctcag TCTTGGAATGCCTTTGGTGAATCTACTCAGAGCGCATCAAATGATCTGTTCACATTTAATACTATGTCTCAAGTAGAAGCTCATCAATTCTCTATGCCAAGTGGTCCATATGTTGAATCCAGAATTCCACAG GATTTAGTTAGGGATGAGCCTGAAAGGCCAACTCCTAGGGATGTGTTTTCTGGCTTCAATATTTCACATGTTGAGGTGGTTGGACCATCGTCTCCATCACTCCAGCCCCATTTG GGTGGCATGGTCTCTCATCCTGAAAAATCAACAAATCCATTTGACATGGCATTTGAATCCGACGTTGACGCCAATGACATG TTCATGGATTTGACCTCACTGCAAGAAACATTACCAGATCATCACACTCTCACAGATTATTCGGGGAGCTTAACAGAGCCATGGATTTCTCAGAATTCCACTATGTCATATATTCCTTCTGGGCCTCAAG GAGGTTTATCCTATGTGGCAGGACAGGACTCTCACATGTT GAGTTCAACACATCAAGGAGCTTTTCCACCTAGGAATCCATTTGAGTGA
- the LOC100279721 gene encoding probable ADP-ribosylation factor GTPase-activating protein AGD14 isoform X1 → MGSRREEERNEKIIRGLMKLPPNRKCINCNSVGPQYVCTNFWTFICLSCSGIHREFTHRVKSVSMSKFTTQEVQALEQGGNQRARDIYLKDWDWQRMRLPINTNPDRIREFIRAVYVDKKYAGGSSNKPATESESMKSNDHDMRRPSSYHSYSQSPPYDFQYEDRRYGKQVNTLARRPSDRALFDGKLGNLLFSPGRLRDQMNEDRFANESSGSRFSDFSASSTGDFRNDVLSPSSQETGYSSPSVHHSRNVSADNPQTQKCPNAASQIDFNGVRRPQRTTSSGSFGSFDGSSVSNKSIESGYPPDAPTEKSVHCAVNHQTVPSPEACSTQQYASPSDNHNLIPHKPADLGSQIVATRKPVQHSCAQIENVVPMHAPVQPTTSTPLGLFDQSTVQHPVTSAAPIDLFAGFNEQLPASHNTDGVSSHSVVAKEPAHNVVQKGIMPSAEALATSHAVHQDLFSLSILQEPATPLPSQPIDLFAGFDQHLPHLSTVQKIPSAVPFPANDGWAFFDVQHGLLTSVSNVQGQVPAAFSPSDGIAKGIDQLTLPTSPPNVIGSQNSPAMMDNWSLNAEEVKIPVLNENSQSWNAFGESTQSASNDLFTFNTMSQVEAHQFSMPSGPYVESRIPQGGMVSHPEKSTNPFDMAFESDVDANDMFMDLTSLQETLPDHHTLTDYSGSLTEPWISQNSTMSYIPSGPQGGLSYVAGQDSHMLSSTHQGAFPPRNPFE, encoded by the exons ATGGGGAGCAGAAGGGAGGAGGAGAGGAACGAGAAGATCATCCGCGGACTCATGAAGTTGCCGCCCAACCGCAAGTGCATCAATTGCAACAGTGTG GGGCCACAGTATGTGTGTACCAATTTCTGGACCTTCATTTGCCTGTCATGTAGTGGAATTCA CCGTGAATTCACTCACCGTGTTAAGTCGGTGTCAATGTCCAAATTTACTACCCAAGAAGTGCAGGCCCTCGAACAGGGGGGTAACCAG CGAGCACGTGACATCTACCTAAAGGATTGGGATTGGCAACGAATGAGGTTGCCTATCAACAC CAATCCGGATAGGATAAGGGAATTTATCAGGGCTGTTTATGTGGATAAGAAGTATGCTGGTGGATCCTCTAACAAACCAGCCACAGAAAGTGAG AGTATGAAGAGCAATGACCATGACATGAGAAGACCTAGTTCTTATCATTCATATTCCCAGAGCCCACCCTATGATTTTCAATATGAAGATAGACGATATGGTAAGCAAGTGAACACACTTGCTAGAAGGCCTTCAGATAGGGCGCTCTTCGATGGGAAACTTGGCAACCTACTATTCAGTCCAGGTCGTTTGCGAGATCAGATGAATGAAGACCGTTTTGCCAATGAAAGTTCAGGATCAAGGTTTTCTGACTTCTCAGCCTCAAGCACTGGCGACTTCAGAAATGATGTGCTTTCTCCTAGCTCTCAGGAGACAGGCTACAGTAGTCCCTCAGTCCACCATTCAAGAAATGTCTCTGCTGACAATCCTCAAACCCAGAAATGTCCTAACGCAGCTTCACAAATAGATTTCAATGGAGTTCGACGTCCACAG CGAACAACTTCTTCTGGAAGTTTTGGATCATTTGATGGTAGCTCAGTTTCCAACAAATCAATTGAATCAGGTTACCCACCTGATGCACCAACAGAAAAGTCAGTGCATTGTGCTGTAAACCATCAGACTGTACCTTCTCCTGAGGCCTGTTCGACACAACAATATGCCTCCCCATCCGACAATCACAACTTGATACCTCACAAACCTGCTGATTTAGGTAGCCAAATTGTTGCCACCAGGAAACCAGTGCAACATAGTTGCGCTCAGATTGAAAATGTGGTGCCGATGCATGCTCCAGTACAACCAACGACTTCCACACCTCTTGGCCTCTTTGATCAATCAACTGTGCAACATCCTGTCACATCTGCTGCACCGATAGATCTGTTTGCTGGCTTTAATGAACAGTTACCAGCTTCTCATAATACAGATGGTGTATCCAGTCATTCTGTTGTTGCTAAAGAACCTGCCCATAATGTTGTTCAGAAGGGCATAATGCCATCAGCTGAAGCACTCGCCACATCTCATGCTGTGCACCAAGATTTGTTCAGTCTGTCAATTTTGCAGGAACCAGCAACACCCTTACCCTCTCAGCCAATAGATCTGTTTGCTGGCTTTGACCAACATTTGCCGCATTTGTCTACTGTTCAGAAAATTCCATCGGCAGTTCCATTTCCTGCTAATGATGGATGGGCTTTCTTTGACGTGCAACATGGATTGTTGACATCTGTTTCAAATGTGCAAGGTCAGGTGCCTGCTGCATTCTCTCCATCTGATGGTATTGCTAAAGGAATTGACCAATTAACATTACCAACTTCGCCACCAAATGTAATTGGGTCACAAAATTCTCCGGCTATGATGGATAACTGGAGTTTAAATGCTGAGGAAGTGAAGATCCCTGTCCTCAACGAAAattctcag TCTTGGAATGCCTTTGGTGAATCTACTCAGAGCGCATCAAATGATCTGTTCACATTTAATACTATGTCTCAAGTAGAAGCTCATCAATTCTCTATGCCAAGTGGTCCATATGTTGAATCCAGAATTCCACAG GGTGGCATGGTCTCTCATCCTGAAAAATCAACAAATCCATTTGACATGGCATTTGAATCCGACGTTGACGCCAATGACATG TTCATGGATTTGACCTCACTGCAAGAAACATTACCAGATCATCACACTCTCACAGATTATTCGGGGAGCTTAACAGAGCCATGGATTTCTCAGAATTCCACTATGTCATATATTCCTTCTGGGCCTCAAG GAGGTTTATCCTATGTGGCAGGACAGGACTCTCACATGTT GAGTTCAACACATCAAGGAGCTTTTCCACCTAGGAATCCATTTGAGTGA